A window of the Henckelia pumila isolate YLH828 chromosome 3, ASM3356847v2, whole genome shotgun sequence genome harbors these coding sequences:
- the LOC140892053 gene encoding uncharacterized protein isoform X1, with amino-acid sequence MAQLRNLYLISYNFFQALGWSFSLFRILSGFLSTQSIHGAYASAGELICWLQTLAFLEVIHGAIGIVPSGVLFPLMQWGGRTHFLLAVLRRIHEVQNLPSVAITFFAWSLSEVIRYSHYVLNLTGGTPKWITLVRYNAFIFLYPIGVFPGEMWLMYKALPLIKKKKLYADHLPFSYYNFVVGEKVKNLFSNLAFHFTFWLDPIEQGEIHVRYYKV; translated from the exons ATGGCGCAGCTCCGGAATTTGTATCTCATCTCCTACAATTTCTTTCAAGCTTTGGGATG GTCCTTTTCTCTTTTCAGAATTTTGAGCGGCTTCCTGTCTACTCAATCTATTCATGGCGCTTATGCTTCTGCCGGTGAACTAATAT GTTGGTTGCAAACTCTGGCATTCTTGGAAGTTATTCACGGGGCTATAG GAATTGTTCCGAGTGGTGTGCTGTTTCCTCTGATGCAATGGGGTGGGAGGACTCACTTTTTGCTTGCTGTTCTTCGTCGTATTCACGAG GTGCAGAACCTACCATCGGTGGCCATAACTTTCTTTGCTTGGAGCTTGTCTGAG GTGATCAGATATTCACATTATGTGTTGAATTTAACCGGAGGTACTCCAAAGTGGATCACTTTAGTGAG GTACAATGCATTTATCTTCCTGTATCCCATTGGAGTGTTTCCCGGTGAAA TGTGGCTCATGTACAAGGCTCTGCCACttataaaaaagaaaaagcTCTATGCAGACCATCTCCCATTTAGCTATTATAACTTTGTCGTG GGGGAAAAAGTTAAAAATCTGTTCTCCAATTTAGCTTTCCATTTCACTTTCTGGTTAGATCCCATTGAACAAGGGGAGATTCATGTTCGCTACTACAAAGTCTAG
- the LOC140892053 gene encoding uncharacterized protein isoform X2 yields the protein MAQLRNLYLISYNFFQALGWSFSLFRILSGFLSTQSIHGAYASAGELICWLQTLAFLEVIHGAIGIVPSGVLFPLMQWGGRTHFLLAVLRRIHEVQNLPSVAITFFAWSLSEVIRYSHYVLNLTGGTPKWITLVRYNAFIFLYPIGVFPGEMWLMYKALPLIKKKKLYADHLPFSYYNFVVLLLFCYPFFWLKLYLHLFKQRRSKLGKSKRKKN from the exons ATGGCGCAGCTCCGGAATTTGTATCTCATCTCCTACAATTTCTTTCAAGCTTTGGGATG GTCCTTTTCTCTTTTCAGAATTTTGAGCGGCTTCCTGTCTACTCAATCTATTCATGGCGCTTATGCTTCTGCCGGTGAACTAATAT GTTGGTTGCAAACTCTGGCATTCTTGGAAGTTATTCACGGGGCTATAG GAATTGTTCCGAGTGGTGTGCTGTTTCCTCTGATGCAATGGGGTGGGAGGACTCACTTTTTGCTTGCTGTTCTTCGTCGTATTCACGAG GTGCAGAACCTACCATCGGTGGCCATAACTTTCTTTGCTTGGAGCTTGTCTGAG GTGATCAGATATTCACATTATGTGTTGAATTTAACCGGAGGTACTCCAAAGTGGATCACTTTAGTGAG GTACAATGCATTTATCTTCCTGTATCCCATTGGAGTGTTTCCCGGTGAAA TGTGGCTCATGTACAAGGCTCTGCCACttataaaaaagaaaaagcTCTATGCAGACCATCTCCCATTTAGCTATTATAACTTTGTCGTG TTGCTGCTTTTTTGCTACCCATTTTTTTGGTTGAAACTTTACCTTCATTTATTCAAGCAAAGGCGTTCAAAACTCGGTAAAAGCAAGAGGAAGAAAAACTGA
- the LOC140887536 gene encoding CRS2-associated factor 1, chloroplastic produces MAMKSVTQFPLFSPPPLQPQPHRPSTEIRLSRWNNANAEKFIRHERAQKELEDQIRFRKRFDSALSIAHNYNPAHPQPTVFKSTGTPSSPSSPSIPGKASKYSKSPSHPAFDPLSKPRKFPIKENNPQTSQRPNFRIDENGVSYEMPEAPFLYQYSYTETPKVKPVKLREPLVSPFGPESMAKPWLGRRPLPPSKKKLPEFDSFKLPPPDKKGVKPVQSPGPFLQGSGPKYVRSREEIIGEPLTKEEIDLLIQGAKKSERQLNIGRDGLTHNMLDNIHAHWKRRRVCKIKCKGVCTVDMNNVCQQLEEKTGGKIIYNRGGVIYLFRGRNYNYKSRPRFPLMLWKPVAPVYPRLIQRVPEGLTLEEANDMRKRGRDLAPICKLAKNGVYSDLVKSIREAFEACELVRINCQGLNPSDYRKVGAKLKDLVPCVLISFEHEHILVWRGKEWISSLTEPLNSPKGSKKFPADDAALGSSSSLSVLSALMMEANVDNLDISSFPTYSKEESTDFGNESASEVSHIASPPVSTHEDIEDLEESSCISRDILFGGLAESRMKPEDTNYGGTTLDFSSAVPQPNDLLNDTTKTNDLVISCMPWTEGVLLLRDQAVENGMAIILDDQSLDSDIVFQKSVDYGKNAPTGPVFRRRRPKKIPVENDEEKGGDNSEPRETPGVLVTEVTLSGRKNERKSWRNENTNDLKSDYSNVVPRGTLRVDELAKLLA; encoded by the exons ATGGCAATGAAATCTGTGACCCAATTTCCACTGTTTTCGCCGCCGCCGCTCCAACCTCAGCCCCACCGGCCGTCCACTGAAATCCGCCTCTCAAGGTGGAACAACGCCAACGCCGAGAAATTCATCCGCCATGAACGCGCCCAGAAGGAACTCGAGGATCAGATACGCTTCCGGAAGCGCTTCGACTCCGCCCTCAGCATCGCGCATAACTACAACCCTGCCCATCCCCAGCCCACTGTCTTCAAGTCTACAGGAACTCCTTCCTCCCCTTCTTCTCCATCTATTCCTGGAAAAGCCTCCAAGTATTCGAAATCCCCTTCCCACCCTGCCTTTGACCCACTCTCGAAACCCCGAAAATTCCCCATTAAAGAAAACAACCCTCAAACTTCCCAGCGACCCAATTTCAGAATTGATGAGAACGGTGTTTCTTATGAAATGCCGGAGGCGCCGTTTTTGTATCAGTACAGCTACACCGAGACGCCCAAGGTGAAGCCAGTGAAGCTGCGGGAACCACTGGTGTCGCCTTTTGGACCAGAGTCGATGGCTAAGCCGTGGCTGGGCCGAAGGCCACTTCCGCCCAGCAAGAAGAAGCTTCCGGAGTTTGATTCGTTTAAGCTGCCGCCGCCCGATAAGAAGGGTGTTAAGCCAGTGCAGTCGCCGGGGCCGTTTCTCCAGGGTTCTGGTCCAAAGTACGTGAGGTCCCGGGAGGAGATAATTGGGGAGCCATTGACGAAGGAGGAAATTGATTTGCTCATTCAAGGGGCTAAGAAATCGGAGCGCCAACTGAATATAG GAAGAGATGGACTGACACATAACATGTTGGACAATATCCACGCTCACTGGAAGCGTCGACGGGTGTGCAAAATAAAATGCAAGGGAGTATGCACTGTGGATATGAACAATGTGTGCCAACAGTTGGAG GAAAAAACTGGAGGAAAGATTATATACAACAGAGGTGGTGTGATCTACCTTTTTCGTGGAAGAAACTACAATTATAAATCTCGTCCTCGATTTCCTCTGATGTTGTGGAAACCTGTTGCCCCAGTGTACCCTAGATTGATTCAACGTGTTCCTGAAGGTCTGACTTTAGAAGAAGCTAATGATATGCGGAAAAGAGGGCGTGATCTAGCACCAATATGCAAGCTTG CAAAAAATGGTGTTTATTCGGACCTTGTCAAAAGTATCCGTGAAGCATTTGAAGCCTGTGAACTCGTCCGAATCAATTGCCAAGGATTGAACCCAAGTGACTACCGAAAAGTAGGGGCCAAGCTCAAG GATCTTGTCCCATGTGTGTTAATCTCCTTTGAACACGAACACATTCTCGTATGGAGAGGCAAAGAATGGATATCATCCCTAACGGAACCCCTAAATAGTCCAAAGGGATCAAAGAAATTTCCAGCCGATGATGCTGCTTTaggatcatcatcatcattaagTGTTTTGAGTGCATTAATGATGGAGGCAAACGTCGACAATCTCGATATAAGCTCATTTCCTACTTATAGTAAGGAGGAATCAACTGATTTTGGAAACGAGAGTGCCTCTGAAGTCTCGCATATAGCTTCTCCACCAGTTTCAACTCATGAGGACATTGAAGATTTGGAAGAATCTTCCTGCATCAGTAGAGACATATTATTTGGTGGTTTAGCGGAGTCAAGAATGAAACCAGAGGATACTAATTATGGTGGAACAACATTGGATTTCTCATCTGCTGTTCCCCAACCAAATGATCTGTTGAATGACACAACAAAGACCAATGATCTGGTTATATCATGCATGCCTTGGACTGAAGGAGTTTTACTACTCAGAGATCAAGCTGTTGAAAATGGGATGGCAATTATCTTGGATGATCAAAGCTTAGATTCTGACATTGTTTTTCAAAAGTCTGTTGATTATGGGAAGAATGCTCCAACAGGGCCTGTTTTTAGACGACGACGGCCTAAGAAAATACCAGTTGAGAACGACGAGGAAAAAGGCGGTGATAATTCAGAGCCTAGAGAGACTCCAGGAGTTTTAGTGACAGAAGTTACGTTATCTGGCAGGAAAAATGAAAGAAAGAGCTGGAGAAATGAAAATACGAATGATCTTAAATCGGACTATTCCAATGTAGTTCCTCGGGGAACCTTGCGGGTTGATGAACTTGCAAAATTACTAGCTTGA